A genomic region of Miscanthus floridulus cultivar M001 chromosome 3, ASM1932011v1, whole genome shotgun sequence contains the following coding sequences:
- the LOC136543112 gene encoding uncharacterized protein — translation MLFTLDVATKSMEQESLDMGIVSVLEALDHARVPHSSQPRASQFLHQQKETWDRLVEEVQLHREVTTQLVAAQQRVAELTPHAKKVDSLRYDEEAAQVRKEQDELLQKDTETRQWILNLLVEVEKERELKLGAEEKLTALEKRESLDAVAVARLRKKRGEILQTTEKLRSKCGVAHEERDQAIRECDQACLERDDLQQRVNSL, via the exons atgctcttcaccctcgacgtcgccaccaagagcatggagcaggagagcctcGACATGGGGATCGTGTCCGTGCTGGAAGCCTTGGACCATGCCAGGG TCCCTCATAGCTCGCAACCGAGGGCATCTCAGTTCCTTCATCAGCAGAAGGAGACCTGGGACCGCCTCGTCGAGGAGGTGCAGCTACACAGGGAGGTGACCACTCAGCTTGTTGCCGCccagcagagggtggccgagctaactCCCCACGCTAAGAAAGTAGACAGTCTTCG GTACGACGAGGAGGCCGCCCAAGTCAggaaggagcaggacgagctgctccagaaggacaCTGAGACCCGCCAGTGGATCCTCAACCTTCTGgtcgaggttgagaaggaaagggagctaaagctaggggctgaggagaagctcacagccctagagaagagggagagCCTGGATGCCGTGGCGGTCGCTCGGCTACGCAAGAAGCGGGGTGAGATCCTCCAAACCACGGAGAAGCTCCGCTCAAAATGTGGCGTGGCTCATGAGGAGCGCGACCAGGCCATCCGAGAGTGTGACCAGGCCTGCCTGGAGCGTGATGACTTGCAGCAGAGGGTCAACTCTCTCTAG